In the genome of Desulfuromonas sp. DDH964, one region contains:
- a CDS encoding metal-dependent transcriptional regulator, giving the protein MPINERIEEALEVLWVCLVDANPQLNTESQLSEKLEIPLDRLVQKGLVESKNESVHFTPAGKQEAERAIRRHRLSERLFHDIIETDQADMEEAACQVEHIVKKGIEEKICRLLGHPETCPHGKPIPPGDCCRKARETKEKFVAPLASLKPGETGTIAYIKAGDSKKLQKLMAMGVLPGNAIELNANFPSFVFSVDYSQYAVDADMASAIVVKRGESGS; this is encoded by the coding sequence ATGCCGATAAATGAACGGATTGAAGAAGCGCTGGAGGTTCTGTGGGTCTGTCTGGTGGATGCCAACCCGCAGCTGAACACGGAAAGCCAGTTGAGCGAGAAACTGGAGATCCCCCTCGACCGGCTGGTTCAGAAGGGGCTGGTGGAATCCAAGAATGAGTCCGTCCACTTTACCCCGGCGGGAAAGCAGGAAGCCGAGCGGGCCATCCGCCGGCACCGCCTTTCGGAGCGCCTGTTCCACGACATCATCGAAACCGACCAAGCGGATATGGAAGAGGCCGCCTGCCAGGTGGAGCACATCGTTAAAAAAGGAATCGAAGAGAAAATCTGCCGCCTGCTGGGGCACCCTGAAACCTGTCCCCACGGCAAGCCGATTCCTCCCGGGGACTGCTGCCGCAAGGCCCGCGAGACGAAAGAGAAATTCGTTGCCCCCCTGGCCAGTCTGAAACCGGGGGAGACCGGGACGATTGCCTACATCAAGGCGGGCGATTCGAAGAAGCTGCAAAAGCTGATGGCCATGGGCGTGCTTCCCGGCAATGCCATCGAATTGAACGCCAATTTCCCATCCTTTGTCTTTTCGGTCGATTACAGCCAGTATGCGGTCGATGCCGACATGGCCTCGGCGATCGTTGTCAAAAGAGGCGAATCCGGGAGTTGA